Genomic DNA from Salvia miltiorrhiza cultivar Shanhuang (shh) chromosome 1, IMPLAD_Smil_shh, whole genome shotgun sequence:
GGTTTTGGTAGTATCAGCATTTCAACGCTAtaatcatcaacatcaaattaaagatattggTTGGCTCTGTCTGTGTAGAAGAAACAAAATGGGACAAAGTCATCCGAGTCGTCGTCATGGTTGTAGAGCTCTCACACTAAAGTTGGGAGTGAAGAAAACGGCATTGATCCAGATGACGGAAACTACGCTCCCAATCTTCTCCACCATCTCCTGCACGACCAATCTCCCCGACAAATCACCGGAACACAACATGGAGCGTCTTATCTCTGCACTGCTTCTGGAGACTTTACCTAATGCTATCAGACTGGTGCAACCGCAGCATCTGCATTCTCTTTTTCCCACCTATAACATTAACTTGGAAACTGAACCGAGTTGCAAATGTGCAGTCTGTGGAGAAACCTTGCAAAGTTTGGGTGCCTATCACTGTCTCAATCTAACCACCTTTACTAAGATTATGACcaccgatgatgatgatgatagcCACGAAAGGCAACAAATTTGTGAGGTTTGTGAAAACGATATCAATGAAATATGCTGGCACTACACCTGCAATGACTGCGATCAGTGGTTTCACATCAACTGCATCCCATTTCTTGATTATCTTTCTAGGATCAAGTTTGGGATTTCAAATTCCATGACTGTCCCCTCACTCTTGTCCGAGAGCATACACTTTTTGGCTACGTCTGTGACGATTGTAGACTATGCTAAATACTGCTCCAAGTGTTGTTATAGGATCCATGAGATCTGCGCCATGACCAAGTTTCTTCATCCACACTTTAGTTGATGAAGCCTCTTATTACAGACAAATATGTATCAGAATAATTTGTGTACAAGTTCTTCAATACTAGTTCTTTAATGAATTAAAGAAACTATGTTTTATTTAAACTATATGTGAATCTAaaatcgtaacatgaagaacaATACATTAGATTTTGTTTTCCTCATACATATCAAATTTTCAAGGAGATCACTCAAAATTTTACATGGATAGAATAGAACTGAGCCTGGATAGCGGGATACATTTCAGTGGATGAGCCCTCGGAAGAGTGATCCCTGCCCCCTCTTCCATATCCACACTGCGCTTCCCTCCTTCAACTTCAAACTCGAAGCACTGGATCAATGCGGCTAAGGTTGTCTGCACAACCTGCAACGCCAAAGTAGTCCCCGGGCAGCCCCTTCTCCCTGTCCCAAATGGCAAGAAATGATAATGCTGCCCCCTCACATCCAAGTTCGCGTTGTCCTTAGAAAGAAACCTCTCTGGCTTGAACTCGAGTGCATCTTCCCAGTGGTTAGGATCCCTGTTGATGGCCCAAACATTGACAAATAGTTGAGTCCTAGCTGGAACGTCATACCCTGCAACGGTGCAGTCTTCACTGGCCTCCCTAATAATCATAGGCCCTGTGGGGTGAAGCCTAAGTGTTTCCTTCACAATGGCTTGTAGGTATGTGAGGCTTGGGATGTCTGATTCTTCAACTAGCCTTTCTTTCCCTACAAAAGAGTCAATTTCTTGAACTGCGTTTTTCAGGATGCTTGGATGGTTGATCAGCTCTGCTAATGCCCATTCTACTGTGATAGCTGATGTATCAGTTCCAGCTACATATAAGTCCTGCAATTTGACAAATTTTTTTACATCTTTCTCAACAGGATTTGATAGAAAATGAAGGTGAAATCATAATACAAACTTACTAGGATGAAAGCCTTGATGTTCTCTCTAGTTAGCTTTACTTCTGAACTTTCATCTTCTGCTATATCAAGTAGAATGTGAAGCAGATCTTTTACAACTTCACTTCCTTTAGtattatcttttgattttcttcTTTCGTTTTGATGTTCTCCGATGATCCTCTCCATCATCTCGTCAAACCTGTCACGAACTTCCTTCAACCGCTTCCCAAATCCCTGCAGGTCCAAGTTCTTGCAGAACCAAATGTAGTCTGATAGGTTGAATTTCCCAGTGAGCTCTGCAGTTTCTTGAATCAGTTTCCTCACTGCTCCAGCTTCATCTTC
This window encodes:
- the LOC131001247 gene encoding cytochrome P450 93A3-like: MVGIQEYIIFFLIWLVSTILIRSFFRNRSSKRLPPSPLALPIIGHLHLLAPIPHQALAKLSTRYGPLIQLSLGSVPCIVASSPEVSKEILKTQESSFLDRPQTAAIDYLTYGSKDFSFAPYGTYWKFMKKVCMSQLLGGQTLDLLQPVRRHEIKQLIRFLARKAGDGKSVDVGRELIRMSNNVISRMIMSERCSEDEDEAGAVRKLIQETAELTGKFNLSDYIWFCKNLDLQGFGKRLKEVRDRFDEMMERIIGEHQNERRKSKDNTKGSEVVKDLLHILLDIAEDESSEVKLTRENIKAFILDLYVAGTDTSAITVEWALAELINHPSILKNAVQEIDSFVGKERLVEESDIPSLTYLQAIVKETLRLHPTGPMIIREASEDCTVAGYDVPARTQLFVNVWAINRDPNHWEDALEFKPERFLSKDNANLDVRGQHYHFLPFGTGRRGCPGTTLALQVVQTTLAALIQCFEFEVEGGKRSVDMEEGAGITLPRAHPLKCIPLSRLSSILSM